Genomic window (Nicotiana sylvestris chromosome 7, ASM39365v2, whole genome shotgun sequence):
AGTCCTGAAGTTTGGGTGAATTGgctaatctttaaatatattataaattgtgaatatattttaaaaacAGACTTAAAAGTGACTATTGTTGCACTTCGCACATGCACCGAGTAggccaaaaaagaaaaaggaaaaactaCACAATATAGTCACTCCAAAAAGCCAACAaaatgtatttttgtatattaATAAATAATGTACATATTATATATTAGGCTAGCCGATGTAATTATTTTTGGCAATTGGCTAAATTGTAACTTGccccaaaataaataaataaccttTAACTTATATAATTATACTTTATATATTGCATCATAGAAACCCAATCTCTCCATATTGTGCCAACATCGTACACAACCACAAACCCCTAGCCTTGCGTAGCACCTTCTCAGATCTGACTATTCCGCAAACCCCTCAATCTTACCGATGGGTTCCAGAAAGACCGATTTCGGCGACGGCGCTAGTCCTGGGTTCGTCTCTCTTTTATTTTGTTAGATAAATTGAAAATTTTCTATGAAAATATGTAGGTGTATTGCCCAATTAATTGGTTTGTTTTTCGTATAAAGATTGATGTGTATTGATTAGgttttttttgttgctatttgtTAACGTATTGAACAGAAAAATCTTTATTGGAGGTCTAGCGAAAGAGACAACGTTAGGTTAGTGTTTTAAACTGTTTCATACTTGTTTTTATGTATTACTAATTGTTTCTTGCTAGTAGATTTTTGATTTACTGACTAGGGTGGCGTTAAAATTGGACTTTGATTTTGGTAGAACAATTTGTGAAGTACTTTGAGAAGTATGGGGAGATAATAGACTCGGTGATTATGAAGGATAGGCATACTGGTAGACCCAGAGGTTTTGGGTTCATCACTTATGAAGATCCATCCGTTGTAGACACTGTTATAGCCGAAAACCATATTATCAATGACAAACAAGTGAGTAGTTTAGCCTCAGTTTTGCTACTGCAATTAGTCTTAAGTCTTATTAGTACGTTAATTTTGAAGCTATTGCTTTTCCAAGAGTGTTTTGACCTTATGATACATTTATATGCCATTAAAAATATagtgaatttttatatttttgtaattctttatttCTTAATTTAAAACTCGGTATGACATGAGTTGAGCTTTAAATAGAGAAACATGGTCATCTCACGATTCATATAGCCaaccccaacttgtttgggactTGGGTTTAGTAATTGTTGTATGTCCATCCTGCCTGATTTTCAATTGTAGTCAAATTGAGTTGAAAAGTTAGAAAACTATGGTGAACTTTGTTGACTGCCTCCAATATGCACAAACAGTTTAGTTAGTCATATGCTTGTGAGGTCATGAGCTGGAATTATGGGTTTCATTTATTTATTGGAGTTTTGAATATTACTGGTTTTTGAAGCTTCAGCTGAAAATCATCTATTTTTAAGTACTTGAAAGATTCTGGCTTCTGAATTGTGGTATTGGTCTTTGCCAGGTTGAGATTAAAAGAACCATTCCGAAAGGATCTGCTGAGTCAAAGGATTTTAAAACAAAGAAGATCTTCGTTGGTGGCATTCCAACTACCATGACTGAAGGTAACAATGTGGTTTTTGTTACATCACTAATTTTATTGTCTGGCAGTTGCATTAGTATTCTTTAAGCTTTGAAGTACTTTACTGATGTCTCTTGTACATTGGTTGTCAGATGAATTCAAGAACTTTTTCTCCAAGTTTGGGAAAGTAACAGAGTACGAGATCATACGAGATCACGTGTCCAAGCGTTCTAGAGGTTTTGGATTTATTGTTTTTGACAATGAACAAGTAGTTGATAATTTGCTGGCTGAGGGAAATAGGATTGACATGATGGGTACTCAGGTAAGTTTTGTAGGATATTTTTCTATGATGTCAAATATTCTAGGACATGGCTGTCGTGCGTGCAAAGTGGATCTACAAGTTGCGCTTTCGTACCATCTCCCAGCCCAAATTTTCTTCTTTTAACCTATACCTCTCTGTCTTAAGGAGTTTCCTGCATGTGTGACAGTTTAATTTAGGAATATAAGTTTGTAGGTTTTCCAATGTGGTATGCATCTTATAGCGCTCAGCTGTCAGACTATTGTGCAGGTGGAACTTCTAGGTTAACTTGCTTCTTTATTGTAGGTTGAGATCAAGAAGGCAGAACCAAAGAAACCCTCAAACCCAGCATCTGCTCCTGCATATGGTAGTGACTCTAGGGGGCGTGGATATGGTGATAGTTATGGAGGATTTGGCAATTCATATAGCGGTTTTGGCAGTGGCGGTTTTGGCCCTGCTTCTTATAGGTCGTTTGGAGCTAGGTTTGGTGAATATGGATATGGTGGTGGTGAATTTGGTGGTAGATATGGAGACTTTGGCGGTAGTGATTTTGGTGGTTACCGTGGGGACCCGTCACTTGGTTATTCTAGTCGTTTTGGCTCTTACGCTGGTGGGTTTGGTGGGGGATACGGTGGCAGTGGACTGGGTTCATATGGCCGTGGAGGTGGTTATGGAGGTTATGGTGGAGTTGGGCCTGATGCTAGTTATGAATCTGGCCCTGGTGCTGGTTACGGTGGACCAGGAGGTTTATATGGAAGTAGGGCAGGCTATAGTGGCAGTGGCCGTTACCATCCTTACTCCAGGTAGATTTTCCTAAGCGATGTAGGAGTTGCATTCAGGTCTCTTGGTTATTGCATCCTCAGCCCAGGGTTGAGTAGATATTTGGAGCACTAGCAAGCAGACACCACCTAGAAGATTTGAAGAGCCCTAGTTTGCCACTTCTTATTACTACTGTGCGACCAGAGAACCATATCTAGATAAATATAATATAGTTTGTGCTTTGTCTTAGTTTAGACATTCTCTCTATTTATGAAATATGGATTAGCTAGAACCTAATTTTGGAGTTATTCATGTGTCTTGTAAGTTTGGTTTCATAGATACATGTGACGCAGGCAGGCTCTTATTGTTCTCTATTTAGTAAGTACTCTCCTCATCAGGAATCACTCTATGATAGATTCATGTCTTGTGAGTTTGGTTTCATAGATACATGTTTTGCTTCTCTATTTAGTAAGTATGCAcctcaagtgaaaatggtatttaagTGTAAGTATGCACCACTCTATGATAGATTAATGATATTTTTATGTTTAGAGATCTATGGTTCTTGGTGTCTAGTTGTCGGTTTGATTGGTGTAGTTGGCTTAGCTTGGTCACACTCAATCATAGTTGGTGGATATTTTAAGTTGTTTTCCTTCGTGCCACTTGAGTTTTTTTCTAGAAATGTGTGTTGAGCCACGTACCTGAGAATTTGATGAAGCCATTTACATTTTAGTCTTAAATTGGAGAATGTTAGTCTACTCCATTTAGTTGTGACAGGATCTTTATGTCTTGTTTCTACCATTCATATTTAAGGTGCTCACAGCCTtgtaaaaaaaggggggggggcaGCAAAAAGGGTGCTTACTTGTTTTGTGCTGCTGTCCCatagtactttcttttgttttctcccACTTCATCCTTTTCTCCTTCACTTAAATTGTTTTCTGTCTTTATTCAAGATATAATTTGTGTATAATCTCAGGTTAGTGTCTTTAGTTGGCGCATTCCTGTTGTAAATGCTTGAAATTCAGATCTAATTTTGTGTCAAGAATGATGTGCTGGTCACAGTTTTGTAAATTCATCTTCTATTCGAGTTTATATAACCTTTTGAAACGCATGCATATTGTTGTTAATATTTTGTTGATTACTGGTTTTCTCTGAACCCTGTGATTGGATCTTTTGAGGGAGAACCTGACCTCTGGAAGGCCAAGGTAACCCTTTTCCCTGTTTTGTAGCCGAAAGGAATATTAAGAAGGGACGTTAGATGACTTGAATTGTAGTGAGAAGTCAAAAATTTAAGTGAAAATACATATTATTCAAACATATTTAATTGAGAAGTGTGTGTATGCAAGACATATGTCTTGCATTTATTGGTTTGGTGTAAATATTGGATGTATGTAAGTTTTTATCCTTGCAACATACTTTGATTTTTTGGTATTAGTGGACATAGATTAACTAATACCAAAAAATCGAAGCATGCTAAATGGTGAAAACTTAATCATGCCTAACGTTTACATCAAATCAATGAATGCAAGATATGTGTCTTGTATAAAcacacttaggggtcgtttggttggtggGATGGTATAGACATGGATATTCCATGGGGTGAGATATAGTTAATCCCACCATTTTAGTACAAAATGGTTTTCGGGACCAAGTAATACCCATAATTAAATGCTGGATACAATAATCCTGCATTTTATCTCGGAATTGTTATTCTTTTTCccaccaaccaaacgaccccttttggCTTAACTATGTTTGAGTTGTATCTATATTCGCTTAAATTTCAATTGCCAAGGTTATATTGTTTGTCTTGGTGTTGATACTTCTGAGCGTAAGTACGTGCGTTGGTGTTCACACTAATCCAATGGAAATATGGCATGCCTTCCCATACTCTTATTAGTGAACACCGACCTGCGTCGATGGTCACAGTAATCTAATGGAAATATAGCATGTCTTCCCATACACTCTTATTAATAAGCCAGACTAAGCCCATTTGGATtggcttattttaagtgcttttaagccaaaatagcttttaagtcattttgtagtgtttggataaagtaaaaagtgcttttaagcacttgtttttaagctaaaatgataaaaataagccaaaagctataattcctaacttatggcttttggcttaaAAGTCACTTACAACAAGCCCATCCAAATGGGCTCTAAATTAATGATGTTTGCGACTTTTACTGTTTCAACTCAAATTCTTCTCCTCTCTTACGTGCCATGACTAACCTTACATTTGGTTCAGCAATATCTATGCCTAACGCTCAATGTCAATGCTTTGTGACGCCCTCATGAATAGTAGGTAGCTttatgtttaagtcatgctattgcAATCTCAGACAGAAAAGACCTTGTTACTTTCAGATGACAGAGCAAATGAGAGGTTCTTAATCAATTAAAGAACTAATTTGGTTATAGGAATATAAATGATTGGTTGGTTACCTTAAATTGCAGCAGCCAACATTCGGTAGTCTTCATTTTTATAAAAGAACAAATCATAGTTAATCGCAACTGTTCTTCTCTTGATTCCAATAAATGTAGTTCATAGTATTTGCTTAACCCAATCCCTAAATTATGGGATTGCTTTGTCCATTCCAATCTCTCGTAAGTTGGGGGTTTAGAATGAAAAAAGAACAATTGATCACATTACGACGTCCCTCCCTTATGTTATCTTACAATGATAACTCATTATCAGttttctttgatataattggtgCATGATTAGAAACTTGTTGAATAATAAGCAAATTCTTCTATTCTTTTCCACTTAAATACTAGACCTTTTGATTTGCGATATGGTTTAAATTAGTGATAGGCGCCTAATCAACGTCGCGCACTGCACCCTCACCATTTGTCACTCACCACTTTGGTCTGTCACTTGTTGCTCTTCAAAAGTATGAGAACCACGGAAAAATTGAAGTGAAAGAGCTATGCTTCACTTCTTGATTGAATTCACCTGTCACGGGACAAGAAAACGATCAAACGCAACAATGGGGAAAATCAGATCTAAAGCCAGACAAACAACAAATTGCATAGGAAATGACATATGCTCTGCACATGAACTAGCAATGACCATTAGTTTTAGCTTGGAGATCTCAAGTAGAAATGCTCAAGATACAATATTAGCAGCATTGAAAATCATAAACAGTATTACCAGCTCAAGACCTTTCCAAAAAGGTTCAGAAAGATCAATGTACTAAAGTGCCAAAATGAGCATACAGAAAGGAACATAGAAACTAAGGCGTGATTTACAGTGTAAAAGGATCTATCTGCCATCACAAGAGAACTAAGTCCACATAATACACAGCCAAAATGTCAGTTGCACTCAACACCAGCTTCTGCAGCACGGCGAGGCTTGTTTTTCCGCCTATGGCGGAAACCATTATTTGACCTAGTAGATTCATCGTTGCTTGATCTTGTTCCATTATCGTTTTCTTCTTTAACTGAATCATGCTTTTCTTTCATCCGAGTATTCTGATTCCTCTTCTTCCCATTTCCCGTAGCAGAATTTTTAATCTCCAAGTTTGGAATTCCATTTTTTTCATTCTCAGAATCTTCCTCTTCGATCATCTCAGTTGCTTCTTCCTCAATGTCATCTTTGAGTGATTTTTGTGGCCTTCCTCTCTGAGTAGGGATTTTCTCTTCCTCATCACTTCCTGGATCATTGGGGTCAATTACACTCAACTTCTTACCCTTTCCTCCCATTGCCTTGATAACCCCAGGGCTTAACAAACTAGCAGCAAACACCCCtgctaaataaaataaaacaggAGACATGAATCAACTATATTTTCCAATGGaagattcaaaaagaaaaactttACAGAAGGATATCCAAGTTATCAGTAGAAAAGTGCACACAACACTTAATAATCCTGGATACGCAACAATCAAGTAAATACAATCTCTCTTTTTTCCTTCTGTTTTTTTTCAGGGATTAGATGCATGGGAGGAGAACTGGCTGTCAAAAACAAGAGGCAAAAGCTACCCCTACAGAAAGATAACCCCGAGGACTTAAATTACGCGACAATGACAGGAAGTCAAGACCTCCATTCCCAGTTAACTCTGATTGTTTGAGGCAAAGTTTGAAGAAATTGCTACATGATCAATAAATACCCCAAGTTGGAATTACCCTCCCGTTCCTACACTTTTCAGTACGGAAACACACTGTCCACTCTTTTCTGTACTACTCCACATAAACCAGAAACCAACTTTGGAACAAAGAAAAACAGATTTTGATATGTGGACAACCTAATTCAGAAGATGATGCATACAGATATGTACTCCCAACTATGTCTAGCTTCAGTCAGTATACTTCAGCTATCCTGCCGCCTCCGCCAGTATCAGTCTGAAAGAATAGCTAAGTGCCCTATGTGAAATGATCAACTATAGTTACTCTCAAGAGGTGACATAAATACTGCGGAAGGCTTTAGAAGTAGGCAAGTAAAATTTGCAGGGCTCTTAATTGTTGCATAAGTTTAAGCAACTATATAAGCAATACTAAAGGTAATAACATTGTGTAGAAATAGACTCAGTTCTACTGCACATTCCAAGTTAAAGATGTAATGTCTATGCACAAACAGCTTCACATTACGACTAAAGCAAAGCTTGATTGGGGTGAAAGGAGGAAGTGGTGCACGAGCAGAAGTAAGAGGGGGAATGTACAAATCATTACCCTCACTTTATAAGGAAGTGAAAGAGGAACAGAAAAAGTCCTTCAGATTTTTCATTGATGGAGAGGAGAAAGGATAACAGTTTTACTTCCATTTGAATTGTAGTAAACAACTGCATGCAGG
Coding sequences:
- the LOC104216268 gene encoding heterogeneous nuclear ribonucleoprotein 1-like, which encodes MGSRKTDFGDGASPGKIFIGGLAKETTLEQFVKYFEKYGEIIDSVIMKDRHTGRPRGFGFITYEDPSVVDTVIAENHIINDKQVEIKRTIPKGSAESKDFKTKKIFVGGIPTTMTEDEFKNFFSKFGKVTEYEIIRDHVSKRSRGFGFIVFDNEQVVDNLLAEGNRIDMMGTQVEIKKAEPKKPSNPASAPAYGSDSRGRGYGDSYGGFGNSYSGFGSGGFGPASYRSFGARFGEYGYGGGEFGGRYGDFGGSDFGGYRGDPSLGYSSRFGSYAGGFGGGYGGSGLGSYGRGGGYGGYGGVGPDASYESGPGAGYGGPGGLYGSRAGYSGSGRYHPYSR
- the LOC104216266 gene encoding uncharacterized protein, whose translation is MGGKGKKLSVIDPNDPGSDEEEKIPTQRGRPQKSLKDDIEEEATEMIEEEDSENEKNGIPNLEIKNSATGNGKKRNQNTRMKEKHDSVKEENDNGTRSSNDESTRSNNGFRHRRKNKPRRAAEAGVECN